In the genome of uncultured Fretibacterium sp., the window CACCGCGCGAAACCTCGGGGCAAAACGCCCGAGCCTTTGCTCCGAATGGGATATCGCGCTGAGGTCGCGGTCCAGACCCAGGACCCGTACCCCCGGAAGGGCCTCGAGGATCGATTCCGAATATCCCCCCAGCCCCAGAGTCCCGTCAAGGACCCTGGCGCCGTCCTCTCTCTCCGACAACGGGGCCAGGAACCCCATCACCTCCTGCAGCAGGACCGGCTCGTGCGTCATACCTCGGCGCCGCCCCCCGTCAGCTCAGGAAGCATGGCAAGCCCCGCGCTCCAGTACTCCGTCCACCTCGAGCGGTCCCAGACCTCCGCATGATCGTTGACACCGTTCACGACAACATCCTGATCGAGCGCCGCATAGTCGCGAAGCACCCCCGGCAGCAGGATCCTTCCCGCTCCGTCGAGCGCGAGCTCGTGCGCGCTCGAGAGGATGAGCCTGTGGAGTTTCCGGGTCCTCTCACTGTCCAGAAAGGAGCTCGTCTTCAGCCAGGCGGTGAAGTTCTCCCACTCCTCCCGGGAATAGAGCGAGACGCAATGCTCCATCCCAATAGCGGCGACGAGGGTATCGCCCAGCCTCTCCCGGAACTTCGCCGGAAGGACCAGGCGAGCCTTCGTGTCCAGACGATGCTCAAAGGTCCCCATCAACATGAAGGCATCTCACCGCCGCTCCCCTTTTCCCACTTCTTCCTACTTACCTCCACTTTATGACATTTTACCCCACAATATCACTTGCGTAAAATAACTGAAGGGACTTAAGGCTCAAAAAGCGTGGGCTTAGGTCCTTTTGCCCCTGAGGTCCATGGCAGCCTTCTCCCGACGCGGGAACCGGCACGGGGCCTGGGGACGGGACATCCGGCCTCAAAGAATGTTATACTTCTGAATTAAAGAGAAGAGATATGGGGGAGATTTTTGCTGGAACGTATTCCCGGGCAGGGGACGACATCGATTTGGGGGTAAATCATTCGTGGACTCATCCGTATTGCTTCACGCAGCCGGCGGCGTAGGCCTTTTTCTCTACGGAATCAAGCTGATGAGCGAGGCCCTGCAGTTCATAGCGGGGGACCGTATGCGCCACCTGATCGGGACGCTGACGAAGACGCCGCTCCGCGGCGTCTTCGTGGGGGTTCTCGTCACGGTCCTCATCCAGAGCAGCAGCGGAACGACCGTGATGACCGTCAGCTTCGTCAATGCCGGGCTGATGACCCTGAAGCAGGCCATCGGCATCATCATGGGGGCGAACATCGGCACAACCGTGACGGCCCAGATCATCGCCTTCAAGATCAACGACCTCGCCCTCCCCTTCATCGCCCTGGGGGTCGCCCTGGCCCTCTTCGGCAGGTCGAAAAAGCAGCGCTACTTCGGGAACGGGGTCGTCGGCTTCGGGCTCCTCTTCCTGGGGATGCAGACCATGGAGGGCGCCACCCGCTTCATGGCCTCCCACGGGGAACTGCTGCTCTTTCTCAGCTCCAACCCGCTCTACGGGGTTGTGGCCGGCATGATCCTGACCATGATCGTGCAATCCAGCGCCGCCACTATCGGGCTCACGATCGCCATGGCCTCGCAGGGGCTTCTGGGAATAGACGCGGCCATCCCCATCATCCTGGGGGACAATATCGGCACCACCATCACGGCCGTGCTGGCCGCCCTCGGGACCAACCGCTACGCAAAACAGGCCGCCGCCGCCCACGTGCTCTTCAACCTTCTCGGCGTCGCCATCTTCCTCTCCTTCCTCCCCTTCTACAAATTCGTGGTCGTCCAAACGGCCTCGGACGTCGGGCGCCAGCTCGCCAACGCCCACACGATATTCAACGTCGTCAACACCATCCTCTTCATTCCCTTCGCCTCCCAATTCGCCCGGCTGGTCCAGGCGATCCTGCCCATCACGGAGCCCGCGTCGGCCTCAAGGGTGTTCTATCTGGACAAGAAGCTCCTCGACGCCTCTCCGGCGGCGGCCGTCGAGGCCGCCAAGGACGAGCTGATGCATATGGGCGATATCGTCCAGAACATGCTCCGCATCGTCCGCCAAGCCTACACGGAGCGGGACATCGAACCCCTGATGCCGCAGTTCGCGGATCAGGAGAAGAGCGTCAACGAGATCAACAAGGCCATCTCCTCCTACGCCTCGGAGATCTGGCAGCGGGGGCTCTCCGGGGAGGTCTCCACGGTCCTCGGCTGCTACGTCAACGCCTCGGGCGACCTCGAACGGGTGGGGGACCATCTCGAGAACCTCATAGAGCTGAGTGCGATACGCTTCGACGACGGCTCCCATTTTTCCGAACAGGCCACCCAGGAGTTCTGGGACATGTTCGACACGGCCGAGCAGGCCGTCTCCTGC includes:
- the mraZ gene encoding division/cell wall cluster transcriptional repressor MraZ; this translates as MLMGTFEHRLDTKARLVLPAKFRERLGDTLVAAIGMEHCVSLYSREEWENFTAWLKTSSFLDSERTRKLHRLILSSAHELALDGAGRILLPGVLRDYAALDQDVVVNGVNDHAEVWDRSRWTEYWSAGLAMLPELTGGGAEV
- a CDS encoding Na/Pi cotransporter family protein is translated as MDSSVLLHAAGGVGLFLYGIKLMSEALQFIAGDRMRHLIGTLTKTPLRGVFVGVLVTVLIQSSSGTTVMTVSFVNAGLMTLKQAIGIIMGANIGTTVTAQIIAFKINDLALPFIALGVALALFGRSKKQRYFGNGVVGFGLLFLGMQTMEGATRFMASHGELLLFLSSNPLYGVVAGMILTMIVQSSAATIGLTIAMASQGLLGIDAAIPIILGDNIGTTITAVLAALGTNRYAKQAAAAHVLFNLLGVAIFLSFLPFYKFVVVQTASDVGRQLANAHTIFNVVNTILFIPFASQFARLVQAILPITEPASASRVFYLDKKLLDASPAAAVEAAKDELMHMGDIVQNMLRIVRQAYTERDIEPLMPQFADQEKSVNEINKAISSYASEIWQRGLSGEVSTVLGCYVNASGDLERVGDHLENLIELSAIRFDDGSHFSEQATQEFWDMFDTAEQAVSCALLSLRTEDTAKADYVIHDLEDRIDSQEKRYRRNHIDRLNRGECNPEKGVHFIDILSNLERIGDHSHNIAYFTRDIASVNAQGTAKKPR